In the Arthrobacter sp. Soc17.1.1.1 genome, CGGTCCGTCAGCGTGTAGCCGAAATCGGCGACCGTCCGCCTGATCCGGTCCCACTGGTCGGCCCGCGCGGTGTCGGGCAGCACCCGGTCGAGCGCGTAGCGGGCGAGCAGGCGCACGCTCTGCTCGGTCTCCGGGGGTGTACGGAGGCCGTCGGGCAGCAGCGCCTCGAGGGGATGCTCCGGCGCAAGGGAGAGCAGCATCCGCGCCGCCGATTCCGCGAGGGCGAAGTCGTCGGCGAAGGCGCGGGCGAGGCGCTCCTCGGCAGGCCCGTCGCCGCCGTCGGCCGTCCCGGTCGACGGCTGGAGCAGCGCCGCGAGGTAGGCGACGCCGTCGTGCCCGGCCAGCAGGTCGCTGATGAGGTCGGCGAGGCGTCGCTCGTGCTCGCGCAGGAACGTCAGCTCGTCCTCGGGCGGCTCCACGAACCAGACATGGTCGCGGTAGGGGGCGAGGTTGCCCTCCTTGACGACGGCCGGGGTCGGCACCTCGTAGTCCACCTCGCCGAGCAGCGCCTCGTAGGTGTCGTAGGCCCTCCCGTCCTCGGGGGACGGCAGCGTGGCCGTCAGGCCGATCAGCAGGGGCGTACGGCCGGCAGCACGGATGCGCGAGGCCAGGTAGGCGACGACCAGCGCCCAGTGGTCGAGGAGGTGGTGGCACTCGTCGAGGATGATCGTCCCGACGCCGTGCGCGACGAGCCGGTCCACGAGTTCGCGGGCGTTGGGATGCAGCGCCGTCGCCAGCACGTCCGCGTCCTCCTGCGCCAGGTGCCGCCGGAGCCTGCGGGAGCGGCGCCGGATCCCGTCGCGGAACGCGCGCGGATTGGCCGTGCGCAGGTCCTCGATCCAACGCACCGCGGCTGCCTCACTGCGCCCTCCCCCGACGAGCTCCCGGGTCCACTCGGCCACGGCGAGATCGGTGAGCGGATTCCCTCCCTCGACCACGCTGAGCAGCTGGTAGGTCAGGGCGGTCAGGTCGCCGGGCCGGTGCGGGTCCTCGGACACGGCGCCTGCCGCGCCCTCGAGGCCTTCGGCGGTGCGGACCCACTGGGCGCGGATCGTGGCCGTCGGCGCGAGCGCGACGGCGCGTGCCCCGTGGCGCGCGGCGAGCAGCAGGCCGAGCAGCGTCTTGCCCGAGCCGGGCGGGGCGACGATGTGCAGGGGTTCGCCGGCGACGACCGGGACGCGCTCGAGGACGTCGGCCTGATAGGTCCGCAGCCGTCCGGCGAACCGCCAGGACGCGAGAGGGGTGGTACGGCCCGCGGACCCAGGAGGACCGCCGTGTGCCTGGCGCCGTGCGAGGCGCCGGGCGAGGCCCGCGAAGGCGTCCTGCGCGGGCTCCGCCGCACCGGGATCGAAGAGGGTGGCCCACGCCCGCCAGGCCTCGGCGAGTGCCCGGGGGTCGTCGAGCACCAGGGTGCCGGACCGGGTGATGACGAACTCCTCGAACCGCTGCACCGCGCTCCTCCCCCAGCTGTCACGCGCCCCCTGCGCGCAGACGTGCCCGCCCTCGGATCAGGCGTGGCAGCCCTATGCTAGTCGGCCCGCCGGCATCCGCCGGCGGGCCGACTAGCATGTCGCTGCGGGTCGCTCGGGGCCAGTCCGCTCCCGCGGCCCGTCAGCGTGCGGAGACCGTCACCACCTCGTAGCCGCCGGGGTCCACCGCGCCGAACTTCGCGTTGGCGAGGGCCAGCGTGTTGCCGAAGAGCGCGACCGTGGTGGGCACGTCGAACAGCGGGCTCGTGATGACGTCCTCGACCTCCCCGCTGGACAGGTCCTTCGACAGGTCGATGCGGCTGACCTGGTTGCTCCTGTTCTGGACGGCGTAGACGGTGTCCCCCTTCGCGAGGATGCCGTCGACGTTGGGCAGGGCCCCCGTCTCGATGACCACGCTCTCGCCCGTCCCAGGGTCCACGGTGTAGAGGGCCTGGTTCGCGGAGTGCGCCACGATCAGCGTCCTGCCGCGGTCCACCGCCGTGATGCCGTTCAGATTGAAGCCCGGCGTCACGAGTGCCGCCGGGCCCGACAGGGCGATGGTCTCCGGCTCCCCGATCCGTCCTCCGCCGTCCACCGGGACGAAGTAGAGCGCCGCGCTCCGGGAGTCGGTGAAGTAGGCGCCGTCCCGCGTGAGCGTGACGTCGTTGATGAAGGCCTCGCCGGTGGCGAGCTGGAGGTCCGCGACGGCGTCCCCCGTGCGGGTGTCGTAGACGTACGCCCGACCGGTCGCGCCGCCCGAGACGAACAGCAGGTCACGCTTCACGTCGGCCTTGAGTCCGACGGCGGCCCTGCCCTCGGGGGCGTCAATGAACAGTTCGGCCGTGCCCTCGCGGATGTCGCCGCGGAAGATGTCGCCGCGGCCGAGGTCCCCGGCGTAGAACGTGGAGCCCTTGCCCCTGGCGATGCCCTCGGCGGAGGATGCGCCGGGCAGCGGGATGCTGAGGTCCCGCTCCCGATGGGTGGGCACGGAGGTATGGGCAGAGGTCTGGGCGGAGGCCTGGGCGGCCGACGCCGGCGGTGCTGCCACGGCGCCCGCCGCCGGCAGCAGGAGGGCGGTCGCGGCGACGGCCACGGCGGCGTGTACTGCGCGGCGGGCGGTCGAGCGGCCCGGGGTGTGCTGGGTGCTGTTCACTGTGCTCCTCGATGGTTCGGCGCCGCCCGCGACCCTGAGGGTCCGCACGGCGCTGTGTCGACTGGAAACGGGATGACGCGAGTACTCGGAGGAAAGCCGGACCGGACGAGCCGGATCGGAGGAGAGCCGGATTCGACGAGCCGGACCAGGAGGTGGTCGTCGCGGCCCTGGGGCTTGTGCTCCGACCGGACTGCCGGCCGGACCGTAGGGAGAACGATCCGCTCCCGGGCATCGTGCCCGCGCTGCGGGCGTCAGGCGAAGGCGCGGCCCGTGAGGCGCTCGTACGCCTCGATGTAGCGGGCACGCGTCCGCTCGACGACGTCGTCGGGCAGTGCCGGCGGCTCGGAGTGCCGGTCCCAGCCGGACGCGTCCGAGGTCAGCCAGTCGCGCACGAACTGCTTGTCGAACGAGGGCTGCGCCTGCCCCGGCGCGTACAGCGCGGCGTCCCAGAACCGCGAGGAGTCGGGCGTGAGGACCTCGTCGCCGAGCGTGATGCGACCCGTCGCGGGATCGAGCCCGAACTCCACCTTGGTGTCCGCGAGGATGATCCCGCGCTCCCGGGCGATGGCCTCGGCCCTCGTGTAGATGTCCAGGGTGAGGGCGCGCAGCTGGGCCGCGGCGTCGTCGCCCACGGCCATCACGACGGCGTCGTAGGAGATGTTCTCGTCGTGCTCGCCCACCTCGGCCTTGGCCGACGGCGTGAAGAGCGCCGGGTCCAGGCGGGAGCCGTCCACGAGCCCCTCGGGCAGCGGCAGCGAGCAGACCGTCCGCGAGGCGCTGTACTCGAGCAGTCCGCTGCCCGTGAGGTAGCCGCGGGCGATGCACTCGATCGGGTACATGATGAGCTTCCGGCAGATCATCGCCCGGCCCTCGACCGCCGCCGGCACCCCGCCGGCCACCTCGGCGGTGACCACGTGGTTCGGGATGCCGGAGAGCCGCTCGAACCACCAGAGGCTGAGCTGCGTCAGGACGCGCCCCTTGTCGGGGATCTCCGTGGCGAGCACGTGGTCGTAGGCGCTGATGCGATCGCTCGCGACCACCAGGACGACGTCGTCGGGTCCGTCCTCGGGCTCGTACAGGTCGCGGACCTTGCCGGAGTAGACGTGCCGCCAGCCCGGCAGCTCAGGGTGCGGGGGTGCGAAGCCGCTCACGCCGGCGCTCCCGCGGGACCGCCGACGGCGACCCCGGTGCGCGCCGCCGCGAGCGCGATGTCCGTGCGGGCCTGCCCGCCCTCGAGCTCGATCCGTGAGAGTCCCTCGTACGCCGTGACCCGCGCGTCCTCGAGGGAGTCGCCGAGCCCCACGACGGCGAGCACCCGTCCCCCGGCGCTGACCACCTTGCCGTCGTCGAGCCTCGTGCCCGCGTGCAGCACGTGTGCGCCGTCCACGCGCGCGGCCTTCTTCAGGCCCCGGACACGCCGGCCCGTCACGGGGGTGTCCGGATAGTTCTCGGAGGCGAGGACGACGGCGACGGCGGCCTGCGGCGACCACATGAGCGGGTCGATCTGGTCGAGCGTGCCCTTGGCGGCCGCGAGCAGCACCCCGCCGAGCGGCGTCGTGAGGCGGGCCAGGACGGCCTGCGTCTCGGGATCGCCGAAGCGCGCGTTGAACTCGATGACGCGCAGTCCGCGGGAGGTGAGGGCGAGGCCCACGTAGAGGACCCCGGCGAAGGGCGTCCCGCGGTGCGCCATCTCGTCGATGACGGGCTGCGCCACGCGGCTGAGCACCTCCTCGACGAGCGTCGCAGGAACCCACTCGAGGGGCGAGTAGGCGCCCATGCCGCCGGTGTTGGGCCCCTGGTCGCCGTCGTGGATGCGCTTGAAGTCCTGCGCGGGGGCGAGCGGCACCACGGTGCGCCCGTCGGAGAGCACGAACAGAGAGACCTCGGGGCCGTCGAGGTACTCCTCGACGACCACGGTGCCGCCGGCGCTGAAGCACGCCGAGGCATGGGCGCGGGCAGCGTCGAGGTCGTCGGTCACCACGACGCCCTTCCCCGCGGCGAGGCCGTCGTCCTTCACCACGTAGGGGGCACCGAAGGTGCACAGCGCCTCGCTCGCCTCCTCGTCGGTCGCTGCCACGCGGGCCATCGCAGTGGGTACCCCGGCGGCGGCCATGACCTGCTTCGCGAAGGCCTTCGACGCCTCGAGCTGCGCGGCGGCCCTCGTGGGACCGAAGACGGGGATGCCGGCATCGATCAGGGCGTCGGCGACGCCGGCGGCGAGCGGCGCCTCCGGGCCGATGACCACGAGGTCGGCGCCGAGCGTACGCGCGAGGGCGGTGACGGCCGCCGGATCGTTCGCGTCGATGGCGTGGGTGGGGACGTCCTCGGCGATCCCCGCATTACCGGGAGCCGCGTGCACCTCCCGGACGAACGGGTCGGCCAGCAGTGCGCGGACGAGGGCGTGTTCGCGGCCGCCGGGGCCCAGTACGAGAACCTTCACAGTAGGACAGCGTACTGGAGGGCACCGGCCGGCACGCCCGGTGATCCACTGTTACGGCGACCCCTGATACCCATACCCCCTCCACCGCTCTCCGAATACTTTCCATGAGCACCCTCACCGAGCGCCGCCGCGGTACGTCCCTCCTCGCCGCCCTGGCCGGGATCCTCGCCGCGGGCGTGGTGCTCGGGATCGCCGAGCTCACGGGCGCCTTCTTCCGCGCCAGTGCCACCCCGGTCATCGCGATGGGCTCCACCTTCATCGACTTCACCCCGCCGTGGCTGAAGGACTTCGCGATCGACACGTTCGGCACCAACGACAAGCTGGCCCTCCTGGTCGGCATGGGCATCACCATCACCCTCCTCGCGGCTGTGCTCGGCATCGTGGCGTTCCGTTCCTGGGCCCTCGGCGTGGCGGGCGTGGTCCTCATGGGCGCCATCATCCTGGCCTGCGTGTTGACCCGTGCCGGGGCCTCCCTGCCCGACGCCGTCCCGACCGTGGTCGGCACCGCCGCGGGCCTGCTCGCCCTCCGGTGGCTCATCGCACGGCTGCGCCATGCCGTCGCACCCGCCACCGTTCCCGCCACCGCTCCCGCCACCGCTCCCGATGCCGCTCCCGATGCATACCGCGACCGGTCCGGGGACCTCCCCGCCGGGCCCGCCGCGAGCATCGGGTCCCGCTCGGACGACATCGGCCCCGCCCGCACAGGATCGGCGGCGACGGCTGTCGCGACCGCTGCAGCCCCTCCTGCGACCGGGCGCGGCACCTCGCGCCGCGGGTTCTTCGCCGCGGCCGGCGTCACCGCCGTCGTCGCGGCAGCGGCCGCGGGTGGCGGGCGCCTCCTCGCGGCGACCCGCACCAACATCGCCGCCGTGCGGGACGGCCTGCAGTTCCCCGCCCCGGCCAGCCCGGCAGCCGCCCTCCCCGCGGGCGTCCAGTCCCCCGTCGAGGGCGTGACGCCGTTCATCACCCCGAACGGCGACTTCTACCGCATCGACACCGCACTGAGCGTCCCGCAGCTCACCACCGACGACTGGGTCCTGCGCGTGCACGGCATGGTCGAGGAGGAGTTCGAACTCTCGTTCCAGGACCTCCTCGACGCCGAGCTGATCGAACGCCACGTCACCCTCACCTGCGTCTCCAACCCGGTGGGCGGATTCCTCGCCGGCAACGCGAAATGGCTCGGCTACCCGCTCCGGGAGGTCCTCGCACGGGCGAAGCCCCTCGACGGGGCCGACATGGTCCTGTCGACCAGCTCCGACGGCTTCAGCGCCTCCACACCCCTGCCCGTCCTGCAGGACGACCGCGACGCCATCCTCGCCATCGCCATGAACGGCGAACCGCTGCCGGTGGAACACGGGTTCCCCGTCCGCATGGTGGTGCCCGGCCTGTACGGCTACGTGTCCGCCACCAAGTGGGTGGTGGACCTCGAAGTCACCCGCTTCGCGGACAGGACGGCGTACTGGACGGACCGCGGCTGGTCCGAGAAGGGCCCCATCAAGACCATGGCCCGCGTCGAGGTCCCGAAGCCCTTCGCTTCGCTCGACAGCGGCCCCGTGATGATCGGCGGTGTCGCCTGGTCGCAGCAGCGCGGCATCACGAAGGTCGAGGTGTCGGTGGACGGCGGCGACTGGCAGGGCGTGACCCTCGCGGCCGAGGCGTCCGT is a window encoding:
- a CDS encoding phosphoribosylaminoimidazolesuccinocarboxamide synthase, with product MSGFAPPHPELPGWRHVYSGKVRDLYEPEDGPDDVVLVVASDRISAYDHVLATEIPDKGRVLTQLSLWWFERLSGIPNHVVTAEVAGGVPAAVEGRAMICRKLIMYPIECIARGYLTGSGLLEYSASRTVCSLPLPEGLVDGSRLDPALFTPSAKAEVGEHDENISYDAVVMAVGDDAAAQLRALTLDIYTRAEAIARERGIILADTKVEFGLDPATGRITLGDEVLTPDSSRFWDAALYAPGQAQPSFDKQFVRDWLTSDASGWDRHSEPPALPDDVVERTRARYIEAYERLTGRAFA
- the purD gene encoding phosphoribosylamine--glycine ligase, which translates into the protein MKVLVLGPGGREHALVRALLADPFVREVHAAPGNAGIAEDVPTHAIDANDPAAVTALARTLGADLVVIGPEAPLAAGVADALIDAGIPVFGPTRAAAQLEASKAFAKQVMAAAGVPTAMARVAATDEEASEALCTFGAPYVVKDDGLAAGKGVVVTDDLDAARAHASACFSAGGTVVVEEYLDGPEVSLFVLSDGRTVVPLAPAQDFKRIHDGDQGPNTGGMGAYSPLEWVPATLVEEVLSRVAQPVIDEMAHRGTPFAGVLYVGLALTSRGLRVIEFNARFGDPETQAVLARLTTPLGGVLLAAAKGTLDQIDPLMWSPQAAVAVVLASENYPDTPVTGRRVRGLKKAARVDGAHVLHAGTRLDDGKVVSAGGRVLAVVGLGDSLEDARVTAYEGLSRIELEGGQARTDIALAAARTGVAVGGPAGAPA
- a CDS encoding molybdopterin-dependent oxidoreductase, producing MSTLTERRRGTSLLAALAGILAAGVVLGIAELTGAFFRASATPVIAMGSTFIDFTPPWLKDFAIDTFGTNDKLALLVGMGITITLLAAVLGIVAFRSWALGVAGVVLMGAIILACVLTRAGASLPDAVPTVVGTAAGLLALRWLIARLRHAVAPATVPATAPATAPDAAPDAYRDRSGDLPAGPAASIGSRSDDIGPARTGSAATAVATAAAPPATGRGTSRRGFFAAAGVTAVVAAAAAGGGRLLAATRTNIAAVRDGLQFPAPASPAAALPAGVQSPVEGVTPFITPNGDFYRIDTALSVPQLTTDDWVLRVHGMVEEEFELSFQDLLDAELIERHVTLTCVSNPVGGFLAGNAKWLGYPLREVLARAKPLDGADMVLSTSSDGFSASTPLPVLQDDRDAILAIAMNGEPLPVEHGFPVRMVVPGLYGYVSATKWVVDLEVTRFADRTAYWTDRGWSEKGPIKTMARVEVPKPFASLDSGPVMIGGVAWSQQRGITKVEVSVDGGDWQGVTLAAEASVDTWRQWSHEITLESGLHTLRARATDRVDGLQTEERADTVPDGASGWQTVQFTVK